The Mustela erminea isolate mMusErm1 chromosome 6, mMusErm1.Pri, whole genome shotgun sequence genome includes a region encoding these proteins:
- the LOC116594273 gene encoding zinc finger and SCAN domain-containing protein 20-like, producing the protein MASSNSSAGIRWSRQETRTLLSILGEAEYIQRLQTVHHNADVYQAVSKRMQQEGFRRTERQCRSKFKVLKALYLKAYVAHATSVGDPPHCPFYDTLDQLLRNQIVTDPDNLMEDAAWAKHCDQNLVASDTPGEEGTSLLRAKRTQAADHQPILKTVKESDEDCQLRISDQMRETSDLEDSWDESSGAGCSQGTPSYSSSHHLFRGAVAPCQSSPMTRLGVSSEPSPCASTSRNTPGVASTQRPPVVSSRVPFVSGGDRPLTSEPPPRWARRRRRSVARTIAAELAENRRLARELSKREEEKLDRLIAIGEEASAQQDTANELRRDAVIAVRRLATAVEEATGAFQLGLEKLLQRLISNTKS; encoded by the exons ATGGCCAGTTCCAATAGCAGTGCGGGCATCCGGTGGTCCCGGCAGGAGACACGAACTCTTCTCTCCATACTAGGCGAGGCAGAGTATATCCAGCGCCTCCAGACTGTGCATCATAATGCGGATGTCTATCAGGCTGTGTCTAAGCGAATGCAGCAGGAAGGCTTCCGCCGCACCGAACGTCAGTGCCGCTCCAAGTTTAAAGTTCTGAAGGCGTTGTATTTAAAGGCGTACGTTGCCCATGCCACGAGTGTGGGTGATCCGCCGCACTGTCCGTTTTATGATACGTTGGATCAGCTTCTCCGAAATCAGATAGTGACTGACCCAGACAACTTAATGGAGGATGCTGCTTGGGCCAAGCACTGTGATCAGAACCTAGTGGCCTCTGACACCCCAGGGGAGGAGGGCACCAGCCTTCTCAGAGCAAAAAGGACTCAGGCAGCAGATCATCAGCCTATCTTGAAAACAGTTAAGGAATCAGATGAGGATTGTCAACTGAGAATCAGTGACCAGATGCGAGAAACCAGTGACCTCGAGGACTCCTGGGATGAATCCTCGGGTGCAG gGTGCTCTCAAGGGACCCCCAGCTACAGCAGTTCCCACCACCTTTTCAGAGGTGCAGTTGCTCCCTGTCAGAGCAGCCCCATGACCAGACTGGGTGTGTCCAGTGAGCCCAGTCCCTGCGCCAGTACCAGCCGGAACACTCCTGGGGTGGCCTCCACACAGCGGCCTCCGGTCGTCTCCTCCAGAGTTCCTTTTGTTTCTGGTGGGGATAGGCCTTTGACCAGTGAGCCCCCTCCAAGGTGGGCGAGGCGAAGAAGGCGGTCAGTGGCCAGGACTATTGCAGCTGAGTTGGCAGAAAACAGGAGGTTGGCACGAGAACTTTCAAAGCGTGAGGAAGAAAAATTGGACAGGCTGATTGCTATTGGTGAGGAGGCCAGTGCTCAGCAAGACACTGCCAACGAGCTCCGCAGGGATGCCGTGATCGCAGTCAGACGCTTGGCAACGGCAGTGGAAGAGGCCACCGGTGCTTTTCAGCTAGGGCTTGAAAAATTGCTTCAGAGGTTAATTTCAAATACCAAAAGTTAG